A single genomic interval of Noviherbaspirillum cavernae harbors:
- a CDS encoding amino acid ABC transporter substrate-binding protein, which yields MKVAKLIAVLVGAGVIAGAAQAQQTGTLKKVKDTGTITLGVRDSSIPFSYLDDKQSYQGYSIDLCMKIVSAVQKELGLTSLNVRMNPVTSATRIPLMANGTVDLECGSTTNNLERQKQVAFAPTTFVTANRLLAKKSSNIKSLADMKGKTIVSTSGTSNLKQITTLNGEQNLGMNIMAAKDHAEGFLMVETGRAVAFAMDDILLASLAASSKAPNDYTITTEALSVEPYGIMLRRDDPEFKKVVDAAITNVFKSGDITRIYNKWFMSAIPPKGVNLNVPMSAPLKAAIAKPTDSGDPTAYAAK from the coding sequence ATGAAAGTAGCAAAGTTGATTGCGGTTCTGGTTGGCGCAGGTGTGATCGCTGGCGCAGCGCAGGCGCAGCAAACCGGCACGCTCAAGAAGGTCAAGGACACCGGCACGATCACGCTGGGCGTGCGCGACTCCTCCATCCCGTTTTCCTACCTCGATGACAAGCAGTCCTACCAGGGTTATTCGATCGACCTGTGCATGAAGATCGTCAGCGCGGTGCAGAAAGAGCTCGGCCTGACGTCGCTGAACGTGCGGATGAATCCCGTGACGTCGGCCACCCGCATCCCGCTGATGGCCAACGGCACCGTCGACCTCGAGTGCGGCTCGACTACCAACAACCTGGAGCGCCAGAAGCAGGTCGCGTTCGCGCCCACCACCTTCGTGACCGCCAACCGTCTGCTGGCCAAGAAGTCGTCCAACATCAAGTCGCTGGCCGACATGAAGGGCAAGACCATCGTCTCGACTTCCGGCACCTCCAACCTGAAGCAGATCACCACGCTGAACGGCGAGCAGAACCTCGGCATGAACATCATGGCGGCCAAGGACCATGCGGAAGGCTTCCTGATGGTCGAAACCGGCCGTGCAGTGGCATTCGCGATGGACGACATCCTGCTGGCATCGCTTGCCGCCAGCTCGAAGGCGCCGAACGACTACACGATCACGACGGAAGCATTGTCGGTCGAGCCGTACGGCATCATGCTGCGCCGTGACGACCCGGAGTTCAAGAAAGTGGTCGATGCCGCGATCACCAATGTCTTCAAATCGGGCGATATCACCCGCATCTACAACAAGTGGTTCATGTCGGCGATCCCGCCGAAGGGCGTCAACCTGAACGTGCCGATGAGCGCGCCGCTCAAGGCCGCTATCGCCAAGCCGACCGATTCGGGTGACCCGACAGCGTACGCAGCAAAATAA
- a CDS encoding amino acid ABC transporter permease, whose translation MNYNWNWRIFWEASPDGMGTYMDTLWSGLVWTLATALSAWIMALVLGAIVGTIRTMPNRAAARVADGYIELFRNIPLLVQMFLWYFVMPELVPEALGNWLKSRPDAAFVTAVICLGFFTSSRVAVQVSAGINALPRGQKMAGTALGLTLPQTYRHVLLPMAFRIVIPPLTSEFLNIIKNSAVALTIGLMELTARARSMQEFSFQVFEAFTAATLIYIVVNVIVVNLMRFIEKRVAVPGFITTGTAGAGGH comes from the coding sequence ATGAATTACAACTGGAACTGGCGGATCTTCTGGGAGGCGTCGCCCGACGGGATGGGGACGTACATGGACACGCTGTGGTCGGGGCTGGTGTGGACGCTGGCGACGGCGCTGTCGGCGTGGATCATGGCGCTGGTGCTGGGCGCGATCGTCGGCACCATCCGCACCATGCCGAACCGGGCCGCGGCGCGCGTGGCCGACGGCTACATCGAACTGTTCCGCAACATCCCGCTCTTGGTGCAGATGTTCCTGTGGTACTTCGTGATGCCGGAACTGGTGCCCGAGGCGCTGGGCAACTGGCTCAAGTCGCGTCCGGACGCGGCCTTCGTCACCGCCGTCATCTGCCTCGGCTTCTTCACCTCGTCGCGGGTGGCGGTGCAGGTCTCGGCCGGCATCAACGCGCTGCCGCGCGGCCAGAAGATGGCCGGCACCGCGCTCGGCCTGACGCTGCCGCAGACCTACCGCCACGTGCTGCTGCCGATGGCGTTTCGCATCGTCATCCCGCCGCTCACCAGCGAGTTTCTCAACATCATCAAGAACAGCGCGGTGGCGCTCACCATCGGCCTGATGGAACTGACCGCGCGCGCGCGCTCGATGCAGGAATTCTCGTTCCAGGTGTTCGAGGCCTTCACCGCCGCCACCCTCATCTACATCGTGGTCAACGTGATCGTGGTCAACCTGATGCGCTTCATCGAGAAGCGGGTCGCCGTGCCCGGCTTCATCACCACCGGCACCGCCGGCGCGGGAGGGCACTGA
- a CDS encoding amino acid ABC transporter ATP-binding protein yields MIEMKDVSKWYGSFQVLTDCTTSVAKGDVVVVCGPSGSGKSTLIKTVNGLEPFQKGQILVDTVSVGDPKTNLSKLRAKIGMVFQNFELFPHLSIRQNLTLGQVKVLGRSEEEATEKGLKYLDRVGLLSQKDKFPGQLSGGQQQRVAIARALSMDPIAMLFDEPTSALDPEMINEVLDVMVGLAQDGMTMMVVTHEMGFARKVADRVIFMDRGAIVEDCAKDDFFGAPRSERARDFLAKIIH; encoded by the coding sequence ATGATTGAAATGAAAGACGTGAGCAAGTGGTACGGCAGCTTCCAGGTGCTGACCGACTGCACCACCAGCGTGGCCAAGGGCGACGTGGTGGTGGTGTGCGGGCCGTCGGGCTCGGGCAAGTCGACCCTGATCAAGACCGTCAACGGGCTGGAGCCGTTCCAGAAGGGGCAGATCCTGGTCGATACCGTGTCGGTGGGCGACCCGAAGACCAACCTGTCGAAGCTGCGCGCGAAGATCGGCATGGTGTTCCAGAACTTCGAGCTGTTCCCGCACCTGTCGATCCGGCAGAACCTGACGCTGGGCCAGGTCAAGGTGCTCGGACGCAGCGAGGAGGAGGCCACCGAGAAGGGCCTGAAGTACCTCGACCGGGTCGGCCTGCTGTCGCAGAAGGACAAGTTCCCGGGCCAGCTGTCGGGCGGCCAGCAGCAGCGGGTGGCGATCGCGCGCGCGCTGTCGATGGACCCGATCGCGATGCTGTTCGACGAGCCGACCTCGGCGCTGGACCCGGAAATGATCAACGAGGTGCTGGACGTGATGGTGGGGCTGGCGCAGGATGGCATGACGATGATGGTGGTGACGCACGAGATGGGCTTCGCCCGCAAGGTGGCCGACCGCGTGATCTTCATGGACCGCGGCGCCATCGTCGAGGACTGCGCCAAGGACGACTTCTTCGGCGCCCCCCGCTCCGAACGCGCACGCGACTTCCTCGCCAAGATCATTCACTGA
- a CDS encoding amino acid ABC transporter permease: MFGNFDFDVIERSWVYLFQTGMAFTLELTALAMIGGIILGTLLAMMRLSSNRLISTAATTYVNLIRSVPLVLVIFWFYFLVPYIGAWLIGSSEPVRVGAFTSSLITFILFEAAYYCEIMRAGIQSIPRGQVWAGYALGMNYWQTMGTIVLPQAFRNMIPVLLTQTIVLFQDVSLVYVLSITDFVGAASKVAQRDGRLVEMYLFVAVVYFIICYALSWLVRRLQQRVAIIR; this comes from the coding sequence ATGTTCGGCAATTTCGACTTCGACGTCATCGAGCGCTCCTGGGTCTACCTGTTCCAGACCGGCATGGCCTTCACGCTGGAACTGACCGCGCTGGCCATGATCGGCGGCATCATCCTCGGCACCCTCTTGGCGATGATGCGCCTGTCCAGCAACCGGCTGATCTCGACGGCGGCCACCACCTACGTCAACCTGATCCGCTCGGTCCCGCTGGTGCTGGTGATCTTCTGGTTCTACTTCCTCGTGCCCTACATCGGCGCGTGGCTGATCGGCTCAAGCGAACCGGTGCGGGTCGGCGCCTTCACCTCCTCGCTGATCACCTTCATCCTGTTCGAGGCGGCCTACTACTGCGAGATCATGCGCGCCGGCATCCAGTCGATCCCGCGCGGCCAGGTGTGGGCCGGCTACGCGCTCGGCATGAACTACTGGCAGACCATGGGCACCATCGTGCTGCCGCAGGCGTTCCGCAACATGATCCCGGTGCTCTTGACGCAGACCATCGTGCTGTTCCAGGACGTCTCGCTGGTGTATGTGCTGTCGATCACCGACTTCGTCGGCGCCGCCTCCAAGGTGGCGCAGCGCGACGGCCGGCTGGTCGAGATGTACCTGTTCGTGGCGGTGGTGTACTTCATCATCTGCTACGCGCTGTCGTGGCTGGTGCGGCGGCTGCAGCAGCGCGTCGCCATCATCCGATAA
- the pyrC gene encoding dihydroorotase: MSNHSASNSPQNITITRPDDWHLHLRDGAAMASVLPHTARQFRRAIVMPNLKPPVTTTEQAAAYRDRILAALPMGMEFEPLMVLYLTDNTPPDEIRRARDSGFVHAVKLYPAGATTNSDAGVTSLTKCYKTLEVMQEVGMPFLVHGEVTDPAVDVFDREAVFIERVMQPLRRDMPALKVVFEHITTKDAAHYVSEAEGPIAATITAHHLLYNRNEIFKGGIRPHYYCLPVLKREEHRQALVKVATSGSDRFFLGTDSAPHPKGLKEHACGCAGCYTALHAMELYAEAFDRAGALDKLEAFASVNGPAFYGLPRNSGTVTLQRAEWSVPDELPLGDATVVPLNAGETIGWKLA; the protein is encoded by the coding sequence ATGTCCAATCATTCCGCATCCAATTCCCCTCAAAACATCACGATTACCCGCCCGGACGACTGGCACCTGCATTTGCGCGACGGCGCGGCGATGGCGAGCGTGCTGCCGCACACCGCACGCCAGTTCCGCCGCGCGATCGTCATGCCCAACCTCAAGCCGCCGGTCACGACAACTGAGCAGGCCGCGGCATATCGCGACCGCATTCTTGCGGCGCTGCCCATGGGGATGGAATTCGAACCACTGATGGTGTTGTACCTGACCGACAATACGCCGCCGGACGAAATTCGCCGCGCCAGAGATAGCGGTTTCGTGCATGCGGTGAAGTTGTATCCGGCTGGCGCAACCACCAATTCCGATGCGGGCGTGACGTCATTGACAAAGTGCTACAAGACGCTGGAAGTGATGCAGGAAGTCGGCATGCCATTCCTGGTCCACGGCGAGGTCACCGATCCCGCGGTAGACGTGTTCGACCGTGAAGCCGTGTTCATCGAACGCGTGATGCAGCCTTTGCGGCGCGACATGCCGGCACTCAAGGTGGTGTTCGAGCACATCACCACCAAGGATGCCGCGCATTATGTCAGCGAGGCGGAGGGCCCCATCGCCGCAACCATCACCGCGCACCATCTGCTGTACAACCGGAATGAAATCTTCAAGGGCGGCATCCGTCCCCATTACTATTGCCTCCCCGTGTTGAAGCGCGAAGAGCATCGTCAGGCACTGGTGAAGGTGGCCACTTCCGGCAGCGACCGATTCTTCCTCGGCACCGACTCCGCACCGCATCCGAAGGGCTTGAAGGAACACGCCTGCGGCTGCGCGGGTTGCTACACGGCGCTGCATGCCATGGAGCTGTATGCCGAAGCATTCGACCGGGCAGGGGCGCTGGACAAGCTGGAGGCATTCGCAAGCGTCAACGGTCCGGCCTTCTACGGTTTGCCGCGCAACAGCGGCACGGTCACGCTGCAACGCGCCGAATGGAGCGTGCCGGACGAGTTGCCATTGGGTGACGCGACGGTCGTGCCTTTGAATGCGGGGGAAACCATCGGGTGGAAATTGGCTTGA